From a region of the Hymenobacter jejuensis genome:
- a CDS encoding CPBP family intramembrane glutamic endopeptidase gives MKGFTTDRMHPLLNLLLLVGLIAAGMSVGMFVALAISGAAYGVSFSTLPVVLSNPSHYSYGWSVLMLMQGLSLLLGFGGGAVGVALVNRQAPVPYFAPRRPAPFWWLLAAMALILVSIPALSALVAWNAGVHLPTTFQWLEQKARASEDQAQGLTTFLTQFTTATRFWVAMLVVAVIPAIAEELTFRGIVQRQIIRFTGSMHWGVWLSAIIFSAVHMQFFGFVPRVVLGVLLGYLYAWSGNILVPMAAHFAQNALQLIMLYYQQHNWTTTLDPDSTEAMPWPYMLVSLGLTAGLIIVLQRRFAVPIAPPTEMHTLSSKGVAAIDLEVAGARGRTINSKGIDTSRETAGL, from the coding sequence ATGAAAGGTTTCACCACCGACCGAATGCACCCGTTGCTCAACCTGTTGCTGCTCGTCGGACTGATCGCAGCGGGCATGAGTGTGGGCATGTTTGTCGCCTTAGCGATATCAGGTGCCGCTTATGGCGTGTCGTTCAGCACGTTGCCGGTGGTGCTCTCAAATCCGTCGCATTATTCTTACGGCTGGTCGGTGCTGATGCTGATGCAAGGGCTATCGTTGCTGCTGGGTTTTGGGGGCGGTGCTGTAGGAGTCGCCTTGGTCAATAGGCAGGCGCCGGTGCCGTACTTCGCGCCGCGCCGACCGGCCCCGTTTTGGTGGTTATTGGCTGCCATGGCGCTCATTCTGGTGAGCATACCGGCTTTGTCGGCGCTGGTGGCTTGGAATGCGGGCGTGCATCTGCCCACTACATTTCAGTGGCTAGAACAAAAGGCACGTGCTTCGGAAGACCAGGCGCAAGGGCTTACTACCTTCTTGACACAGTTCACCACAGCCACCCGTTTCTGGGTGGCGATGCTCGTGGTGGCCGTGATTCCGGCCATTGCCGAAGAGCTGACCTTCCGCGGCATTGTGCAGCGTCAGATCATACGTTTTACGGGCTCTATGCACTGGGGCGTGTGGCTGTCGGCAATCATTTTTAGCGCCGTGCACATGCAGTTTTTTGGGTTTGTGCCGCGGGTGGTGCTGGGCGTGCTACTGGGCTATTTGTATGCCTGGAGCGGCAATATTTTGGTGCCAATGGCCGCGCATTTTGCCCAAAACGCCTTGCAGCTAATCATGCTGTATTATCAGCAACACAACTGGACTACTACCCTCGACCCCGACTCTACCGAGGCCATGCCGTGGCCTTACATGCTGGTGTCGCTGGGGCTCACGGCCGGCCTGATAATTGTGTTGCAGCGGAGGTTTGCCGTCCCTATTGCGCCGCCCACCGAAATGCACACGCTCAGCAGCAAAGGAGTAGCCGCCATCGATCTGGAGGTGGCGGGGGCCCGCGGCCGGACGATCAACAGCAAAGGAATCGATACAAGCCGCGAAACTGCGGGTTTGTAA
- a CDS encoding GAF domain-containing protein, translating into MAEELILDAQLTKAEKYRQLLPQIEALTTGEPDLVANLANTMGALKQAFGFFWVGAYLVKDNELVLGPFQGPIACTRIRHGKGVCGASWAQAKTLLVPDVEQFPGHIACSSDSKSEIVVPVLKDNQVVMVLDVDSNQLNDFDQDDQRYLEELAQLMAQWFV; encoded by the coding sequence ATGGCCGAAGAACTTATCCTTGACGCGCAGCTTACCAAAGCCGAAAAATATCGCCAGCTCCTTCCTCAAATTGAAGCTCTGACCACTGGCGAACCCGATTTAGTAGCCAATCTAGCCAACACTATGGGTGCCCTTAAGCAGGCTTTTGGCTTCTTCTGGGTGGGCGCTTACCTGGTGAAGGACAATGAGTTGGTGCTAGGTCCCTTCCAAGGGCCTATTGCCTGTACCCGCATCCGGCACGGCAAAGGTGTGTGCGGCGCGAGCTGGGCACAGGCCAAAACTCTGCTGGTGCCCGACGTCGAACAGTTTCCGGGCCATATCGCCTGTAGCAGCGACTCCAAATCGGAGATTGTTGTGCCGGTACTAAAGGATAATCAAGTAGTTATGGTCTTGGATGTCGACAGCAACCAACTCAACGACTTTGACCAAGACGATCAGCGCTATTTGGAAGAGCTGGCGCAGCTGATGGCGCAGTGGTTTGTCTGA
- the rfbB gene encoding dTDP-glucose 4,6-dehydratase, producing the protein MKIIITGGAGFIGSHVVRLFVTKYPEYQILNLDALTYAGNLENLRDIENQPNYRFVKGDIADQPFVDELFAREEPDAVIHLAAESHVDRSITDPLAFVRTNVLGTVHLLNAAKNLWKSAGYEGKTFYHVSTDEVYGSLEMGTEMFTEDTPYDPRSPYSASKASSDHFVRAWYHTYGLPVKLSNCSNNYGPNHFPEKLIPLAIHRIRTSQPVPVYGKGENVRDWLFVKDHATAIDTVFHKGKVGDTYNIGGVNEWKNLDLIHLLCDVLDEKTNQPQGTSRKLITFVTDRAGHDLRYAIDSSKIMNELGWKPSVTFEQGLAQTVDWYLQNTEWLERVTSGAYQDYYQQQYAAR; encoded by the coding sequence ATGAAAATCATCATTACCGGCGGAGCAGGCTTTATTGGCTCGCACGTTGTACGCCTTTTTGTAACCAAATACCCAGAGTATCAGATTCTTAATCTGGATGCTCTGACGTATGCCGGTAACCTCGAAAACCTGCGCGACATCGAGAATCAGCCGAACTACCGCTTCGTGAAAGGCGATATCGCCGACCAGCCGTTTGTTGACGAATTGTTTGCCCGCGAAGAGCCCGATGCCGTGATTCATCTGGCGGCCGAGTCGCACGTCGATCGCTCCATCACCGATCCGCTGGCGTTTGTACGCACCAACGTGTTGGGCACTGTTCACCTGCTAAACGCTGCCAAAAACCTCTGGAAGTCTGCCGGTTACGAAGGCAAAACCTTCTACCACGTCAGCACCGATGAAGTGTATGGCTCGTTGGAAATGGGCACGGAGATGTTTACCGAAGACACGCCTTATGATCCGCGGTCGCCGTATTCGGCCTCCAAGGCCAGCTCCGATCACTTCGTACGGGCGTGGTACCACACTTACGGGTTGCCGGTGAAACTGAGCAATTGCTCCAACAATTACGGCCCCAATCACTTCCCCGAAAAGCTTATTCCGCTGGCCATTCACCGCATCCGCACGAGCCAGCCGGTGCCGGTATACGGCAAGGGCGAGAACGTGCGCGACTGGCTATTTGTAAAAGACCACGCGACGGCTATCGACACAGTTTTCCACAAAGGCAAAGTTGGCGATACATACAACATCGGCGGAGTGAACGAGTGGAAAAACCTCGATCTCATCCACCTGCTCTGCGATGTGCTGGACGAAAAGACGAATCAGCCCCAGGGCACTTCGCGCAAGCTCATCACCTTCGTCACCGACCGTGCCGGCCATGACTTGCGCTACGCCATCGATAGCAGCAAGATTATGAACGAGTTAGGCTGGAAGCCTTCGGTAACTTTCGAACAAGGCCTGGCGCAAACCGTGGATTGGTACCTGCAAAATACCGAGTGGCTGGAGCGGGTTACGAGCGGCGCTTATCAGGATTACTATCAGCAGCAATACGCGGCGCGATAA
- a CDS encoding Glu/Leu/Phe/Val family dehydrogenase, whose translation MAATTVYKEPAPIVDRENPLESMMSRFNIAAEILGLDDQTYNVLKAPDKQVIVNIPVTMDNGKVRVFEGYRVVHNTILGPSKGGIRYDMHVHLDEVKALAAWMTWKCAVVDIPYGGAKGGIICDPTTMSPGEIERMTRGYTLALKDVFGPDRDIPAPDMGTGPREMAWLMDEFSKTTGATSPAVVTGKPLVMGGSLGRTEATGRGVMVSALAAMAKLGMKPEESSAVVQGFGNVGSWAAKLLAEKGVKIKGVSDISGAYWNEEGINIDEAIAYKNVHNGRLEGFTGAQTMNPDDLLISDVDVLVPAAVEDVITEHNAHDIKAKLIVEGANGPTSASADPIINEKGIMVVPDILANSGGVTVSYFEWVQNRLGYKWSEGMVIERAERIMSDAFEKVYATSQKYKVPMRIAAYVVAIDKVAQTYKYRGGF comes from the coding sequence ATGGCTGCCACCACGGTGTACAAAGAGCCGGCCCCAATCGTGGACCGCGAAAATCCCCTCGAATCAATGATGTCGCGCTTCAATATCGCGGCCGAAATCTTGGGATTGGACGACCAAACTTATAACGTTCTGAAAGCGCCTGATAAGCAGGTCATTGTCAACATACCCGTGACTATGGACAACGGTAAGGTCCGGGTGTTCGAAGGCTACCGCGTCGTGCACAACACGATTCTGGGTCCGTCGAAAGGCGGCATTCGCTACGACATGCACGTGCACCTCGACGAAGTAAAGGCCCTGGCGGCCTGGATGACGTGGAAGTGCGCCGTTGTGGACATTCCGTATGGCGGCGCCAAGGGTGGCATCATCTGCGACCCGACCACCATGAGCCCCGGCGAAATCGAGCGCATGACGCGCGGATATACGCTGGCTCTCAAAGACGTATTCGGTCCTGACCGCGACATCCCGGCTCCCGACATGGGCACCGGCCCCCGCGAAATGGCGTGGCTCATGGACGAATTTTCCAAGACGACCGGCGCTACTTCGCCTGCCGTCGTGACCGGCAAGCCGCTGGTAATGGGGGGCTCGTTGGGCCGCACCGAGGCTACGGGCCGGGGCGTGATGGTATCGGCGCTGGCCGCTATGGCTAAGCTTGGCATGAAACCCGAAGAGTCTTCGGCAGTAGTACAGGGCTTCGGCAACGTAGGCTCGTGGGCGGCGAAGCTGCTCGCTGAGAAAGGCGTGAAAATCAAGGGCGTATCCGACATCAGCGGAGCCTACTGGAACGAAGAGGGCATCAACATCGACGAGGCCATTGCCTACAAAAACGTTCACAACGGTCGTCTGGAAGGATTCACTGGTGCCCAAACAATGAACCCCGACGACCTGCTCATTTCCGACGTGGACGTACTCGTGCCGGCTGCGGTGGAAGATGTGATCACGGAGCACAACGCCCACGACATCAAGGCCAAACTCATTGTGGAAGGCGCCAACGGCCCAACTTCAGCCTCGGCCGACCCCATCATCAATGAGAAAGGCATCATGGTGGTGCCCGACATTCTGGCCAACTCCGGCGGCGTGACGGTTTCTTACTTCGAATGGGTGCAAAACCGCCTCGGCTACAAATGGAGCGAAGGCATGGTCATCGAGCGTGCCGAGCGCATTATGTCCGATGCTTTCGAGAAAGTGTACGCCACCTCGCAGAAGTATAAAGTGCCCATGCGCATCGCTGCGTACGTGGTAGCCATCGATAAAGTGGCTCAAACCTATAAGTACCGCGGCGGTTTCTAA
- a CDS encoding nucleotide sugar dehydrogenase, with protein sequence MYEQLIQKQTKLAVIGLGYVGLPIALEFARKIKVIGFDINASRVEMMRNSIDPSGELEAKDFEGCDIEFTDSLEVLRDATFYIVAVPTPIDEHAMPDLKPLLSASTTVGKVLKKGDYVVFESTVYPGCTEEDCIPVMEKLSGLTFPTDFKVGYSPERINPGDKEHTLTRIIKVVSGCDEESLETIAKTYELVVEAGVHRASSIKVAEAAKIIENTQRDVNIALMNELSMIFDRMNINTYEVLEAAGTKWNFLKFSPGLVGGHCIGVDPYYLTYKAKELGYDAKVILSGRTTNDNMGAYIARKTVQMMIRQGKDVAKSRVLVMGATFKENVEDIRNSKVADVIHELRNFSVNVDIVDPHADSDELHHEYGFRLTPESEVREDYDAVVVAVSHKPYAQMEEGYFQSITSENPVLVDIKGLYRGKIQEMQYWSL encoded by the coding sequence GTGTACGAGCAACTCATCCAGAAACAGACCAAGCTAGCCGTCATCGGCCTGGGCTATGTAGGCCTTCCGATTGCCCTCGAATTCGCCCGCAAAATCAAGGTGATCGGCTTTGATATCAATGCCAGCCGCGTGGAAATGATGCGCAACAGCATCGACCCCAGCGGCGAATTGGAAGCCAAGGATTTCGAAGGTTGCGATATCGAATTCACGGATTCATTGGAAGTATTGCGCGACGCAACTTTTTACATTGTGGCCGTGCCTACGCCCATCGACGAGCACGCCATGCCCGATCTGAAGCCGCTGCTGTCGGCTTCGACCACCGTGGGCAAAGTGCTGAAGAAAGGCGATTACGTGGTCTTCGAATCGACGGTATATCCGGGTTGCACCGAGGAAGACTGTATTCCGGTGATGGAAAAACTGTCGGGTCTGACGTTTCCCACCGATTTTAAAGTGGGCTATTCGCCCGAGCGCATCAACCCCGGCGATAAAGAGCACACGCTCACGCGCATCATCAAGGTGGTGTCGGGCTGCGACGAAGAATCGTTGGAAACCATTGCCAAAACCTACGAGCTGGTGGTAGAAGCCGGTGTGCACCGCGCCAGCAGCATTAAGGTGGCGGAAGCAGCCAAAATCATCGAAAACACTCAGCGCGACGTCAACATTGCGTTGATGAACGAGCTATCGATGATTTTCGACCGCATGAACATCAACACCTACGAAGTGCTGGAAGCCGCCGGTACCAAGTGGAACTTCCTGAAGTTCTCGCCGGGTCTGGTGGGCGGCCACTGCATCGGCGTCGATCCTTACTACTTGACTTACAAGGCCAAAGAGCTCGGTTACGATGCCAAGGTGATATTATCGGGCCGCACCACCAACGACAACATGGGCGCCTACATTGCCCGCAAAACGGTGCAGATGATGATTCGTCAGGGCAAAGACGTGGCCAAGTCGCGGGTGCTGGTGATGGGCGCGACGTTCAAAGAAAACGTGGAAGACATCCGCAACTCGAAAGTGGCCGACGTGATCCATGAGCTGCGCAACTTTTCCGTTAACGTGGACATCGTCGATCCGCACGCCGACTCCGACGAACTGCATCATGAATATGGGTTCCGCCTGACGCCTGAGTCGGAGGTGCGGGAAGATTACGACGCCGTAGTGGTGGCCGTTAGTCACAAGCCTTACGCGCAGATGGAAGAGGGTTATTTCCAGTCCATTACCTCTGAAAACCCCGTCTTAGTCGACATCAAAGGCTTATACCGCGGCAAGATTCAGGAAATGCAATATTGGAGCTTGTAA
- a CDS encoding phosphatidate cytidylyltransferase produces MTEPPAEKKPMSNLAQRVIFGAIGAAILFGCIWYSAWSFAVFFALVQAKMLLEFYRMMRKAGYYPAVWWGVSIGLILFAAVSLFAKINTSTGEQNAAAAVELMQTLLIVSAASLLISPLVLLLREMVLWPRHKQPFADVASTIVGLLYVSVPMALLNVIAFTSTGYDYRRILALLLLVWAADIGAYAAGKTFGKHKLAPNISPGKTWEGWIGGTILTVAMGWVLGYLLPDMPLTHRLVVAGVVAVFGVLGDLVESMLKRSVDVKDSGRILPGHGGLLDRFDAFLFILPVLALLQMLFGS; encoded by the coding sequence GTGACTGAGCCGCCCGCTGAAAAGAAACCCATGTCCAATCTGGCGCAGCGCGTCATTTTTGGGGCAATTGGGGCGGCTATTTTATTCGGCTGTATCTGGTACAGCGCCTGGAGCTTTGCTGTATTTTTTGCCTTGGTGCAGGCCAAGATGCTGTTGGAATTCTATCGGATGATGCGGAAGGCGGGCTACTACCCGGCCGTGTGGTGGGGTGTTTCGATAGGCCTAATTCTATTCGCTGCCGTCAGCTTATTTGCCAAGATAAATACATCAACAGGGGAGCAAAATGCCGCGGCTGCTGTAGAGCTTATGCAAACCTTGCTGATTGTGTCAGCGGCTTCATTGCTGATATCGCCGCTGGTGTTGTTGTTACGAGAGATGGTATTATGGCCTCGTCATAAGCAGCCCTTCGCGGATGTTGCTTCAACTATCGTCGGGCTGTTATATGTAAGTGTGCCAATGGCATTACTTAACGTAATTGCCTTTACATCAACTGGTTACGATTACCGCCGCATTCTTGCCCTTCTTCTCCTCGTCTGGGCGGCGGATATCGGCGCTTATGCTGCCGGCAAAACCTTCGGCAAGCACAAACTCGCCCCAAATATCTCGCCCGGCAAAACGTGGGAAGGGTGGATTGGCGGCACAATTCTCACAGTAGCAATGGGTTGGGTACTGGGCTATTTGCTGCCCGATATGCCGCTGACGCACCGCTTGGTGGTGGCGGGCGTAGTAGCCGTGTTTGGGGTGCTGGGCGATCTGGTCGAATCCATGCTCAAGCGTAGCGTGGACGTGAAAGACTCCGGCCGCATCCTGCCCGGCCACGGCGGCCTGCTCGACCGCTTCGATGCCTTCCTGTTTATACTGCCGGTGCTGGCGCTGCTGCAAATGCTATTTGGCAGCTAA
- the ribD gene encoding bifunctional diaminohydroxyphosphoribosylaminopyrimidine deaminase/5-amino-6-(5-phosphoribosylamino)uracil reductase RibD: protein MRTFDELMMRRALDLARLGTGFTRPNPLVGCVVTHEGRIIGEGWHQQYGGPHAEVNALAAVRDQALLAQSRVYVTLEPCSHYGKTPPCADLLIEKGVREVVVCNLDPNPLVAGRGLQKLRDAGIQVETGLLEAEGRWLNRRFFTFQEKNRPYIILKWAETADGFLAGRYFQPIHISGELARMVVHQWRAEEQAILVGTRTALHDNPHLNVREWPGLDPTRIVIDKNLSLPPKHHLFDSQQPTLVYTYRQRDSKPNLDFVVLSEADNLFPQVFADLRQRNVQSVLVEGGPTVLNSLLRAGLWDEVRVLRNPKTLGAGIAAPHFGLAALREHLPLGEDELFVYHRPAAQTNE from the coding sequence ATGCGCACTTTCGACGAGCTGATGATGCGCCGCGCCCTCGATCTGGCGCGGCTGGGAACTGGCTTCACCCGGCCCAACCCACTAGTGGGCTGCGTCGTGACCCACGAAGGCCGAATCATCGGCGAAGGCTGGCACCAACAATACGGCGGTCCGCACGCGGAAGTCAATGCCTTGGCCGCCGTCCGCGATCAAGCCTTGCTCGCCCAAAGTCGGGTGTACGTCACGCTCGAACCGTGCTCCCACTATGGCAAAACGCCTCCCTGCGCCGATCTGCTCATCGAAAAAGGCGTCCGTGAAGTGGTCGTTTGCAACCTCGACCCTAATCCGCTGGTGGCCGGCCGCGGGCTTCAGAAACTTCGTGATGCCGGCATTCAGGTAGAAACCGGCTTACTGGAGGCTGAAGGGCGCTGGCTCAACCGGCGGTTTTTCACTTTTCAGGAGAAAAACCGGCCTTACATCATTCTAAAATGGGCCGAAACCGCCGATGGCTTTCTGGCGGGGCGTTACTTTCAGCCCATTCACATCAGCGGCGAGCTGGCCCGCATGGTCGTGCACCAGTGGCGCGCCGAGGAGCAGGCCATATTGGTAGGCACCCGCACGGCCCTGCACGACAACCCGCACCTCAACGTGCGCGAGTGGCCCGGCCTCGACCCCACCCGCATCGTCATCGACAAAAACCTCAGCCTACCGCCCAAACACCATCTCTTTGATAGTCAACAACCTACACTAGTATACACCTACCGCCAGCGCGACAGCAAACCCAACCTGGACTTTGTAGTGCTCTCGGAAGCCGACAACCTTTTCCCGCAGGTTTTTGCTGATCTGCGCCAGCGCAACGTGCAGTCGGTGTTGGTAGAAGGTGGCCCAACGGTGCTTAACTCTTTGCTGCGGGCGGGCTTGTGGGATGAAGTACGGGTGTTGCGTAACCCCAAAACACTCGGAGCTGGCATAGCGGCCCCGCATTTTGGGCTGGCCGCCTTGCGCGAGCACTTGCCGCTGGGCGAAGATGAGCTATTCGTTTACCATCGGCCGGCTGCCCAAACAAACGAGTAG
- a CDS encoding acyltransferase has protein sequence MTDASPYFAHPTAVLDEGCRIGAGCRIWHFAHLMPGCELGENCSIGQNVMIADGVRLGRNVKVQNNVSLYSGVECADDVFLGPSVVFTNVRNPRSAVPRRDQYEPTVLEKGVSVGANSTIVCGVRLGEYCFVGAGSVVTKDVAPYALVYGNPARPRGWMSAYGHRLAFDGGGHATCPESGQHYELTPSRQVKPVSIPNS, from the coding sequence ATGACCGACGCCTCCCCGTATTTTGCGCACCCGACTGCCGTCCTCGACGAAGGCTGCCGCATTGGCGCCGGGTGCCGCATTTGGCACTTTGCCCATTTGATGCCGGGGTGCGAGTTGGGGGAAAATTGCAGCATCGGCCAAAACGTGATGATCGCCGACGGCGTCCGGTTGGGTCGTAATGTGAAGGTACAGAACAACGTAAGCCTTTACTCCGGCGTGGAGTGCGCCGACGACGTGTTCCTGGGCCCCTCGGTAGTATTCACCAACGTGCGCAACCCGCGGAGCGCTGTGCCCCGCCGCGACCAATACGAACCCACAGTGCTGGAAAAAGGCGTGAGCGTGGGGGCCAACAGTACCATAGTGTGCGGCGTGCGACTAGGCGAATATTGCTTCGTCGGAGCCGGCTCCGTGGTGACCAAAGATGTGGCGCCGTATGCCTTGGTGTACGGCAATCCGGCGCGCCCGCGCGGCTGGATGAGCGCCTACGGCCATCGCCTCGCGTTCGACGGAGGTGGCCACGCCACTTGCCCTGAGAGCGGCCAGCACTACGAGCTTACGCCTAGCCGGCAGGTAAAACCCGTTTCCATTCCGAATTCATAA
- the prmC gene encoding peptide chain release factor N(5)-glutamine methyltransferase, with protein MNATIRQAALDLATALEAIYPASEAQAIAGLVIEHLLHLTPLQRRMQANDPLPPEVLQEWPALQARLLRHEPVQYVLGVAHFADMELEVTPATLIPRPETEELVQLIIHENQQTRGLSLLDIGTGSGCIPLALSRALHPHRAVAVDISEAALAVARRNAERYRCEIEFQQLDILADTPKGIAAGSLDVVVSNPPYVLESERGTMRSNVLDYEPATALFVPNDDPLLFYRRIADVSQQLLRSGGGLYFEINEQYAAALAALLTNLGYAKVQAQADLFGKDRMMRATKP; from the coding sequence ATGAACGCCACTATCCGCCAAGCTGCCCTCGACCTTGCTACCGCCTTGGAGGCCATTTATCCGGCGTCCGAAGCGCAGGCCATCGCCGGGCTGGTGATTGAGCACCTGCTCCACCTGACGCCGCTACAACGCCGCATGCAAGCCAACGATCCCTTGCCGCCTGAGGTTCTGCAAGAGTGGCCGGCGCTTCAAGCGCGTTTGCTGCGGCACGAGCCGGTACAGTACGTGCTGGGTGTGGCGCATTTTGCCGACATGGAGCTGGAAGTAACGCCCGCCACGCTCATCCCGCGCCCCGAAACCGAAGAATTAGTGCAGCTCATCATCCACGAAAACCAACAGACGCGAGGCCTCTCCTTGCTCGATATTGGCACCGGAAGCGGCTGTATTCCCTTGGCTTTGAGTCGCGCCCTGCACCCACACCGCGCTGTAGCGGTTGACATCTCAGAAGCTGCTTTGGCGGTTGCTCGGCGCAATGCCGAGCGCTATCGGTGCGAAATTGAATTTCAACAGCTTGATATTCTGGCGGATACCCCGAAAGGAATTGCGGCGGGCTCGCTCGATGTGGTCGTCAGCAACCCGCCGTATGTGCTAGAAAGCGAGCGCGGAACTATGCGCAGCAACGTGCTCGACTACGAGCCCGCTACGGCGTTATTCGTGCCCAACGACGATCCGTTGCTGTTTTACCGGCGCATTGCCGACGTAAGCCAGCAGTTGTTACGGAGCGGCGGCGGGCTCTACTTCGAAATCAACGAGCAGTACGCGGCTGCGCTAGCGGCGCTGCTCACAAATCTGGGGTATGCAAAGGTGCAGGCGCAGGCCGATTTGTTTGGCAAAGACCGCATGATGCGGGCTACGAAACCTTGA
- a CDS encoding phosphatidylserine decarboxylase family protein, protein MKIHKEGRRILFFTLLALLAVNLLLFRLNAQNDTFNKIFAGASAVAFLLLLQFFRSPFRNLLTHEDLIVAPADGKVVVIEDVHEPEYFDDVRKQISIFMSPINVHITRNPISGIVRYFKYHPGNYLVAWHPKSSTKNERTTVVVQSEAGPFVLFRQIAGAMARRIVWYVNEGDEVSQGEEFGFIKFGSRVDVFVPVDTEIRVQIGEKVKGGETIIAQLKTETPSLF, encoded by the coding sequence ATGAAGATTCACAAAGAAGGACGACGAATACTTTTCTTTACGCTGCTGGCCTTGCTGGCCGTGAACCTGTTGCTATTTCGTCTGAATGCGCAGAACGATACGTTCAACAAGATCTTTGCCGGCGCGTCCGCCGTTGCTTTCCTGTTGCTGCTGCAATTTTTCCGCAGCCCGTTTCGCAACCTGCTCACCCACGAAGACCTCATTGTGGCCCCGGCCGATGGCAAAGTAGTGGTGATCGAGGACGTGCACGAACCGGAGTATTTCGACGACGTGCGCAAGCAGATCAGCATTTTCATGTCGCCCATCAACGTGCACATCACCCGCAACCCGATTTCGGGCATCGTACGTTACTTCAAGTACCACCCCGGCAATTACTTGGTGGCTTGGCACCCCAAGTCAAGTACCAAAAATGAACGGACCACCGTAGTTGTGCAGTCGGAAGCGGGGCCTTTTGTGCTCTTCCGGCAGATTGCCGGCGCCATGGCCCGCCGCATCGTGTGGTACGTAAACGAAGGCGACGAAGTGTCTCAGGGTGAAGAGTTTGGCTTTATCAAGTTCGGCTCGCGCGTCGATGTTTTTGTGCCCGTCGATACCGAGATACGCGTTCAGATTGGTGAGAAAGTAAAAGGCGGCGAAACCATCATCGCGCAACTTAAAACAGAAACCCCGAGCTTATTCTGA
- the galE gene encoding UDP-glucose 4-epimerase GalE, with protein MERKKILVTGGAGYIGSHAVVELYNGGYQPIILDDFSNSQESVLTGIKDILGVEIPCHHVDCTNESALHEVFEQEQNIQGVIHFAAFKAVGESVQKPLKYYHNNLDSLLVLLKVMGEFHVQNLVFSSSCTVYGIPDHLPVTEETPTKPATSPYGNTKKICEDILTDVVKATGSELRTILLRYFNPIGAHESAKIGELPLGVPQNLIPFVTQTAAGIREKLTIFGDTYDTPDGTNIRDYVHVVDLAKAHVVAVERLLKGKEAIVEVFNVGTGRGNSVLEVVHAFEKATGKKLNYTIGPPRPGDVPAIYADVTKSVNELGFKTTSTLEEALASAWKWQLHLQEVSSHAS; from the coding sequence ATGGAACGGAAGAAAATACTTGTAACGGGAGGTGCCGGCTATATCGGGTCTCATGCGGTGGTGGAGTTGTATAATGGTGGTTATCAGCCCATTATACTGGATGATTTCAGCAACTCGCAAGAGTCGGTGCTGACGGGAATCAAGGATATTCTGGGCGTCGAGATTCCCTGTCACCACGTCGACTGCACCAACGAGAGTGCTCTGCACGAAGTGTTTGAGCAGGAGCAGAACATTCAGGGCGTCATTCACTTTGCGGCGTTCAAGGCCGTGGGCGAATCAGTGCAGAAGCCGCTGAAGTATTACCACAACAACCTCGACTCGCTGCTCGTGCTGCTCAAGGTGATGGGGGAGTTTCACGTGCAGAACCTGGTTTTCTCGTCTTCTTGCACCGTCTACGGCATCCCTGACCACCTGCCCGTAACCGAAGAAACGCCCACGAAGCCAGCTACTTCGCCCTACGGCAATACCAAGAAGATCTGCGAAGACATCCTGACCGACGTGGTGAAAGCGACGGGCAGCGAGTTGCGCACCATTCTGCTGCGGTATTTCAACCCGATCGGCGCACACGAATCGGCCAAAATCGGCGAGTTGCCATTGGGTGTCCCGCAGAACCTGATTCCGTTCGTTACCCAAACGGCCGCTGGCATCCGCGAGAAACTGACCATTTTCGGCGATACCTACGACACGCCCGACGGCACCAACATCCGCGATTACGTGCACGTAGTGGATTTGGCCAAAGCACACGTGGTAGCAGTAGAGCGCCTCTTGAAAGGCAAAGAAGCTATCGTCGAGGTCTTTAACGTGGGTACGGGCCGTGGCAACAGCGTGCTGGAAGTAGTCCACGCCTTCGAGAAAGCAACGGGCAAAAAACTTAACTACACCATCGGACCACCGCGTCCCGGCGACGTTCCGGCCATCTACGCCGACGTGACCAAGTCCGTCAACGAGCTTGGTTTCAAAACCACTTCTACCCTTGAGGAAGCCTTAGCCAGCGCCTGGAAATGGCAGTTGCACTTGCAGGAAGTAAGTAGTCATGCATCATAA